AATAAGTTTGATACCATATCATTGCTTAACATTATATATGATAAGGAAACAGCAACAACAAAATAAGAATGCATGAGATAGGATAAGTCTTTGATTACACGTTCAGAATAAACCATAGCACAACAGAgctatattaaaattcattaaaaggtCAAATAAGGTCAGTCAAGATGATTGATTTACCAATTATGCATTACACCAACAAAACCTCTGTCAAGAATCATTGGGAGATAGTTGGTTGCAATAGTTGGGACGACATTCATGACCCACACTGATTTCCCTTTTTCCAGTAATGCAGAATTAAAGCCACCAAAATGAGCGTTCATGTCCAGCACATTTCTCACCATGTTATAAGGTGGAGAAGGATCTTCATCACCAGGTCTCTTAGGATGATCCGAAAATATTAATGGGGACAGAAGAGACCAATAGTTACTGACTGCTGATTTCCAATCTTCAGTATCCTCGGTCAAATCTTCTTGACCTACACCtgataaaatagttaaaaagaaACACTAGAGTTAGATGAcattgagaaaataaatatatttggacaaattttttaatgccacagaacatttttctctcttgtgCTATTTAACCATCTAAAAGAGACACAAAAGTtctatacaaattttttaataccacagaacatttttctcttttgtgcTATTTAACCATTTAAAAGAGACACAAAAGTTCTATGTAAGAGCACAAGAATTACCATATATGGCAAGCTCCTTTTTGTTGAAGTGGGCCCTAGAGGGCCAATTGGTCCTCTCTTCAATGGGAATCCATCTGCGGCTGCGTGTTCCACTTATACAGGCTTGGAGAGGTAGATAATATGGAGATTCAACATCATGGACTTTACTGCATATAGAAGGGCCAGAGCCAGGCTTCCTAGACATACAACAACCAGTTGGTACAAAAATTAGGACAACCTAGTATTGTTAGGTACCAAAGGAACAACATGCATTTGATATAGAGATATATATTTGGGTCAgcataaatttatttcaaagatCATGTAACGCAGAAAGTCAATAAAACGTCATGATTGTAGCCTTACCGAGAATTATAACAACTTGCTTTACTAGTTTTTTTCCATACAACAGTTTCGTCTTGCTGTGACAACTGCTCCCAACAGAGATTTTCTGCAAAATCACGAACAAAGTTCCATCTTTTTTTATTCTCCTTGTTACGGAGAAAACGATGAGGATTGGTAAGTGGCGAAGTCCAAACAAAGTATCCACCCGGCTTCAAAACTCTGTCAACTTCAATTAAGAGAATACCATCTGCCCCACATAGCATGAGTAAATAAAGATTACCTCAATTCCAGTATCTGAACAAGCAGGCTTAAAGAGCAAAGTATCAACCGAAGATTAATCTCCTTCAGCAGGTTTATATGAGATATGACAAATATCTCTGATTCACTTTTTTGTTAAGCAAATAAGTAATATGatagacataattttttattacttcaacCCTCCTTTTGCTTAATGGTGATAGAAGGTTAAGCTCTTCATCCCTCTAATGTAAATTCAGCAGTAAAAAACTACAAAAGGACAGgatcataaataaaactttaggtCCACCATCCAATTTTAAGTTATGAAAAAACTTCAAAACAGGATTTACACAGAGTGATGCATCTTGGATGCAGAAGTTTTTATTTGCAGAAGGATAGAATATGTTCTGATGTGCAAATTTAACACGAAGCAGCAGATTACATCAAGTTATTGATTCCCACACATATTTGACACTTACTTCTTTGGTCCCAATCAATACCACAACGAGCACAATGCACCATGTCAAAGGAAAGTGATGGATATGGCAACTGTTTTGAAGTGAAAGCACCAATCATTGCAGGAAGTCCTCTTTCAAGGGTTAGTTGAACTTGACTTCCTGAGGCCTCATAATTTGCAATGCACAGGGTCAGGAGCTGATTGGAAGACAGATGTGCTCCAAAGCTGCCATAACCACATCCTATATCCAGGATGGTTCTAACctgcaaattttaatttttaatatatactcATTATAAAAGAGAGAGCAATCAGTAGCCACATGTTACAGTTATAGCAGATGCAAGATATTGATGCAATGGTACACtagttttgacataattttaatatatggcTGGAATTATCAGGAATCTATAGcacattatttatttgatataaaagcAACAAAGCAAATTATTTAACAGGATCTATAGCAAAGACACCTTGTTCTTTTCTACATTAGTTACCGGAAAGTTTTTCAAGTCAATGGAAGGAAtacaatatattcaaaatagcaTCAATTAAGCTAGGCTAAATAAGTCAAATATAGGTggaaaaattagagaaattaaTATGCAAGTATCAACACTGAAACAGAACAAATTTCTACATTTCATAGTGGGTTTCAATTTTGAGTGGCCATTCACTTACACCAGCTTGTATGAAGTTAGATTCATTTCTCAGCCCAATCATTTCTGCTATTTGATGAGAGTAGTCTTCAACGCCATCAAACATTAGCGAGGCTGAGCGGAAGGAAATCTGCTCTTCATCCAACATCATCATCCTGCAACCACATGAGATTAATAAAAGAACTAAAATTTAGAGTGCAAAGAGAGAATTTCCCAGTAGGATGTCACTGCTCACCTCTTGGTCATGCTTCCAGAGGAAAGTACCTCCTGGGCAGTAATTTTAACATTTGCAACCCAGATAACATCTCTTCCAGTTGGCCACCTAAGTGGAATCCTATAATTCACAGGTGGAAGAACTAGACAATTTTGCCTTGACCCACCTTCACAGTGTCGATCCAACTCAGTACCATCGGCAAAACCCAAGGCAAGATTTTGCGATAGATTGAAGCATGGAACATAATTCTCAGCATCCTGGGAACAAAAATCCAATTCTTTTGACCTCGGAGAACCAACAGATATCTCCCCAATATCCCACAAATCTGATACAAGTTGTTCTTGGAGCTTCCTGAAGTTATGAGATAACTGACTTCTTGATGaggttgaaattgaaattgcCCACCAAAACGATCCAGTAAGAGCAAAAATTACAATCACAACTAAGCTCAACTTCAAAAATAGAATCATAAAGTTGTGTCGGCTTCTCGTAGTTCCAGTGCTGAAAGGATCAGAAGCAAAACCATTTTTAATAACACCATATTTGGAAGGAGAATTACTTGTATCATGGAAAGGAAACCTTGAGGCTAAATAGCTTTGATCAAAAGAGTGAGATTTTTCCAAATCTTCTTTTTCTGTTCCATCTTTAATTTCTGAATCCCATAAACCATGGCTATTCGCAGAGATCCGGACACCTGGTGAACCTCTATGAGTAGGCCTCGACATTTCCTATAACCAAAAGTCGCAGAAATAACAATTTAAGTCTAgaacaacaaaagaaaaccatagatataaaaagtaaaattaaattccAATGAAGCGATGATCTCCACAACAGTTTTTTGAAGCAAACGAGCTAAACGCAGAAATGTTTTTCCTTGAACCTAAACGCAGAAATGTTATTCACACAAAAAGGTTTTAGTCCTACAAGATCAGTCCTATAATAATAGATCCATTAAAGAGCACCAGTGGAGCCCATCCATACAGAATTCTAAATACTaacttttcaacaatttaagaGCTAACCTAGAAAAAGATAGAAGGGTGAGATTTAGATTTGAAGAAA
The sequence above is a segment of the Mangifera indica cultivar Alphonso unplaced genomic scaffold, CATAS_Mindica_2.1 Un_0008, whole genome shotgun sequence genome. Coding sequences within it:
- the LOC123205539 gene encoding probable pectin methyltransferase QUA2 isoform X1, whose amino-acid sequence is MSRPTHRGSPGVRISANSHGLWDSEIKDGTEKEDLEKSHSFDQSYLASRFPFHDTSNSPSKYGVIKNGFASDPFSTGTTRSRHNFMILFLKLSLVVIVIFALTGSFWWAISISTSSRSQLSHNFRKLQEQLVSDLWDIGEISVGSPRSKELDFCSQDAENYVPCFNLSQNLALGFADGTELDRHCEGGSRQNCLVLPPVNYRIPLRWPTGRDVIWVANVKITAQEVLSSGSMTKRMMMLDEEQISFRSASLMFDGVEDYSHQIAEMIGLRNESNFIQAGVRTILDIGCGYGSFGAHLSSNQLLTLCIANYEASGSQVQLTLERGLPAMIGAFTSKQLPYPSLSFDMVHCARCGIDWDQRNGILLIEVDRVLKPGGYFVWTSPLTNPHRFLRNKENKKRWNFVRDFAENLCWEQLSQQDETVVWKKTSKASCYNSRKPGSGPSICSKVHDVESPYYLPLQACISGTRSRRWIPIEERTNWPSRAHFNKKELAIYGVGQEDLTEDTEDWKSAVSNYWSLLSPLIFSDHPKRPGDEDPSPPYNMVRNVLDMNAHFGGFNSALLEKGKSVWVMNVVPTIATNYLPMILDRGFVGVMHNWCEAFPTYPRTYDLVHAAGLFPLVADQHRCSMLDIFTEIDRILRPEGWVIIRDETHLVESVRALTTKLKWDARVIEIESNSDERLLICQKPLFKKQAS
- the LOC123205539 gene encoding probable pectin methyltransferase QUA2 isoform X2; translation: MSRPTHRGSPGVRISANSHGLWDSEIKDGTEKEDLEKSHSFDQSYLASSTGTTRSRHNFMILFLKLSLVVIVIFALTGSFWWAISISTSSRSQLSHNFRKLQEQLVSDLWDIGEISVGSPRSKELDFCSQDAENYVPCFNLSQNLALGFADGTELDRHCEGGSRQNCLVLPPVNYRIPLRWPTGRDVIWVANVKITAQEVLSSGSMTKRMMMLDEEQISFRSASLMFDGVEDYSHQIAEMIGLRNESNFIQAGVRTILDIGCGYGSFGAHLSSNQLLTLCIANYEASGSQVQLTLERGLPAMIGAFTSKQLPYPSLSFDMVHCARCGIDWDQRNGILLIEVDRVLKPGGYFVWTSPLTNPHRFLRNKENKKRWNFVRDFAENLCWEQLSQQDETVVWKKTSKASCYNSRKPGSGPSICSKVHDVESPYYLPLQACISGTRSRRWIPIEERTNWPSRAHFNKKELAIYGVGQEDLTEDTEDWKSAVSNYWSLLSPLIFSDHPKRPGDEDPSPPYNMVRNVLDMNAHFGGFNSALLEKGKSVWVMNVVPTIATNYLPMILDRGFVGVMHNWCEAFPTYPRTYDLVHAAGLFPLVADQHRCSMLDIFTEIDRILRPEGWVIIRDETHLVESVRALTTKLKWDARVIEIESNSDERLLICQKPLFKKQAS